The proteins below are encoded in one region of Triticum aestivum cultivar Chinese Spring chromosome 1B, IWGSC CS RefSeq v2.1, whole genome shotgun sequence:
- the LOC123127699 gene encoding NADH dehydrogenase [ubiquinone] 1 beta subcomplex subunit 8, mitochondrial produces MAGRLTAMGSRIMGGHGAAARAVASALRNRAGMGLPAGRHIVPDKPLPVNDELVWDNGTPFPEPCVDRLAPHIGKYEALAWLCGGLSFFAALGLAAVVNDKASKMPYTPKVYPFDNLRAELGDRS; encoded by the exons ATGGCCGGGAGGCTGACTGCGATGGGATCCCGCATCATGGGCGGCCACGGCGCAGCCGCGCGCGCCGTGGCCTCCGCCCTCCGCAACCGCGCCGGCATGGGCCTCCCCGCCGGCAGGCACATCGTCCCCGACAAGCCC CTGCCTGTGAACGACGAGCTGGTGTGGGACAATGGCACACCCTTCCCTGAGCCCTGCGTCGACCGCCTGGCGCCGCACATCGGCAAG TACGAGGCTCTGGCGTGGCTGTGTGGAGGTCTGAGCTTCTTCGCCGCTCTCGGCCTGGCCGCCGTTGTGAATGACAAGGCCTCCAAGATGCCATAT ACACCAAAAGTCTACCCGTTCGACAATTTGAGAGCGGAACTTGGTGATAGATCATAA
- the LOC123127690 gene encoding 14 kDa proline-rich protein DC2.15-like: MAATGKTSSTVVALSTLALAASLLLLAVSTEAACPSKNKPTPSASTATSGSGGGKCSVDALKLGLCADVLGLGDGLTNLMAGSWSTASSGKKPCCELIDGLADLDAAVCPAARSSRLASSALTDQPSPYARTQEWHVVNLLASSGTC; this comes from the coding sequence ATGGCGGCGACGGGCAAAACCAGCAGCACGGTGGTTGCGCTGTCCACCCTGGCTCTAGCGGcgagcctcctcctcctcgccgtctccACAGAGGCGGCCTGCCCCAGCAAAAACAAACCAACGCCAAGCGCATCGACGGCGACGAGCGGGAGCGGCGGAGGTAAGTGCTCGGTGGACGCACTGAAGCTGGGGCTGTGCGCGGACGTGCTCGGCCTAGGCGACGGGCTGACGAACCTGATGGCGGGCTCCTGGTCGAcggcgtcgtcggggaagaagccgTGCTGCGAGCTCATCGACGGCCTCGCCGACCTGGACGCCGCCGTCTGTCCTGCGGCAAGAAGCTCCCGGCTGGCTTCCAGTGCCCTAACTGATCAACCGAGTCCGTACGCACGCACGCAGGAATGGCACGTTGTTAATTTGCTTGCTAGTAGTGGTACGTGCTGA